The sequence below is a genomic window from Phenylobacterium koreense.
CAGGTGCCGCTGCTCTACCAGCCGGGCGCTCGCTGGATGTACTCGCTGTCGACCGACATCTGCGGCGCCCTGGTCGAGGTGATATCCGGCCGTCCCTTCGACGAGTTCCTGCAGGAAGAGATCTTGGGCCCGCTCGGCATGAAGGACACCTCGTTCTTCGTCGCCCCGGAAAAGCTCGACCGGTTCTGCGCCAACTACCAGCGCGGCCCCGACAAGAAGCTCAAGCTGATCGACGATCCGGCCACCAGCGCCTTCACCAGGAACCCCGTCTTCAAATCCGGCGGTGGCGGCCTGACCGGCACCATCGACGACTATATGCGCTTCTGCGAGATGCTGCGCCGCGGCGGCGAGCTGGACGGCCACCGGCTGATCGGCCCGCGCACCCTCGAGATGATGCACATGAACCATCTGGCCGGCGGACAGGACCTGTCGACCATGGCGATCGGCGCCTTCTCGGAAACCTCCAATGACGGCGTCGGCTTCGGGCTCGGTTTCGCCTCCACCAAGGGCCAGACCCAGACTCAGACCCTGGGCGTGGGCGACTACTATTGGGGCGGCGCGGCCTCGACCATCTTCTGGGTCGACCCGAAGGAGGAGCTGAGCGTGGTGTTCATGACCCAGCTCATGCCCTCGAGCACCTTCAACTTCCGCGGCCAGCTCAAGAGCCTGATCTATTCGGCGATCGTGGACTGACGCGAAGGGGACGTCAGTGGACCTGCTGGTCAACATCGACGTCCCCGACCTCGCCGCCGCGGAGGCCTTCTACTGCGGCGCGTTCGGCCTGACCGTGACACGCCGGTTCGGAGAGGGTGGCGTCGAGCTCTCCGGCCTGCCGGTGAAGCTCTATCTGCTGGTCAAGGCTGCCGGCTCGCTGGGCGCGGGCCAGGATCGCCGCAGGTACGAACGGCACTGGACGCCGGTCCACTTCGACCTCGTCACCGAGGACCTCGAGGCGACGCTGGCGCGGGCGCTTGCGGCCGGAGCCAGGCTGGACGCCCAGCCGACCACTCATTCCTGGGGCAGGATCGCCCTGCTGGCCGATCCGTTCGGCAACGGCTTCTGCCTGCTGCAGTTCCTGGGCCGCGGCTATGACGAGATCGCCCCGGCGCTCTAGGCTTCCTCAAGAGAACCCTTGGCCAATTAGCGGTTTTGAGCTTTCTGACCCGGAAAGTCTCATTGAGTGGAGCCCTCCCATGCCCATGTCCGTCGCCGATCTGGAATCGAACCTGAAAGAAGCCTTCCCGGACGCCGACATCGCCATCGAAGACCTGGCGGGCGACGGCGACCATTACCGCGCTCGTATCGTCTCCTCGGCCTTCGCTGGCCTTTCGCGGGTCAAGCAGCACCAGCTCGTCTATGCGGCCCTGAAGGGCAAGGTCGGCGGCGAACTCCACGCCCTGGCCCTGGAGACCTCAAGCCCCGCTTGACATGCGTCAAGCGGTGAGACGCCGCAGCGCTTGACCCAGGCGCGCCGGCTCCCTAGCTCTCAGATGAATTCTTCAAAGGCCCGTCCCATGACCGATACCGCGCCCGCCAACCCCGTTCACGACTTCATCGCCAAAGCCGTGGCGGACAATCCCGTGGTCCTGTTCATGAAGGGCGTTCCCGACGAGCCCCGCTGCGGCTTCTCGTCCTCGGTGGTCCAGATCCTCGACCACCTGGGCGCGGACTTCG
It includes:
- a CDS encoding serine hydrolase domain-containing protein produces the protein MDAQSQWTGLDAGRLERIGEHLERAYIGPQKIMGCQVAVARRGQVAYRKSFGSMDLERGKPMADDAIFRIYSMTKPITSIALMMLYEQCHFQLSDPVSRYVPSWRNHRVWVSGEGPDMVTEEPHRPVSFRDVLSHTGGFTYGGGLPGVGIQHPVDKIYRELKIRSSATEDSMTAFLDKLSQVPLLYQPGARWMYSLSTDICGALVEVISGRPFDEFLQEEILGPLGMKDTSFFVAPEKLDRFCANYQRGPDKKLKLIDDPATSAFTRNPVFKSGGGGLTGTIDDYMRFCEMLRRGGELDGHRLIGPRTLEMMHMNHLAGGQDLSTMAIGAFSETSNDGVGFGLGFASTKGQTQTQTLGVGDYYWGGAASTIFWVDPKEELSVVFMTQLMPSSTFNFRGQLKSLIYSAIVD
- a CDS encoding VOC family protein; its protein translation is MDLLVNIDVPDLAAAEAFYCGAFGLTVTRRFGEGGVELSGLPVKLYLLVKAAGSLGAGQDRRRYERHWTPVHFDLVTEDLEATLARALAAGARLDAQPTTHSWGRIALLADPFGNGFCLLQFLGRGYDEIAPAL
- a CDS encoding BolA family protein, which translates into the protein MPMSVADLESNLKEAFPDADIAIEDLAGDGDHYRARIVSSAFAGLSRVKQHQLVYAALKGKVGGELHALALETSSPA